The Plasmodium malariae genome assembly, chromosome: 3 genome window below encodes:
- the PmUG01_03013400 gene encoding ubiquitin specific protease, putative (deleted EC_number 3.1.2.15), with protein sequence MNLTENNIFDLLCMKNYEYYSKHYDFKNIERRPTSFNNNGNICYCNASLQLLLSIKPLCIYLLKNFNKIYYNTKSKYKGEILRTLFDLVQESYDMHKNELCTNKHINILKKIRKYNTNIVINAQNDAHEFLLMLLDYINVECNRYINVPENFDIKLDDKDNKEKAGDKYWVKYLYKDNSIITDLLGFQNICSITCINCGHTRYSFEFCIDLGLEFEDEHMKSTTLIDLLRNNIMKNDDLCNLDCNICKLKNSSRIKKGIYRMPNLYMIIYIKRFKWTYECTNYYNNKIKKIDTTVLLPYDGLIDFTSFLHMSNHESLFNSKYVIESIICHSGNSYNGHYTAIVKYNDGFYKCNDDKIKKLTNPYNPENISDIYLLLLKRVL encoded by the coding sequence atgaatttaacggaaaacaatatttttgaCTTACTatgtatgaaaaattatgaatattacTCCAAACATTATGACTTTAAGAATATTGAAAGAAGACCGACGTCCTTCAATAATAACGGGAATATATGTTACTGCAATGCATCATTACAGCTACTTCTGTCTATCAAGCCGTTgtgtatatatctattaaaaaatttcaataaaATCTATTATAATACAAAGTCTAAGTATAAAGGAGAAATTCTAAGAACACTATTTGATTTAGTACAAGAATCATATGATATGCATAAAAATGAACTATGtacaaataaacatattaacatattaaaaaaaataagaaaatataatacaaatatagtAATTAATGCACAAAATGATGCACACGAGTTCTTACTAATGCTATTAGACTACATCAATGTGGAGtgtaatagatatataaatgttcCTGAAAATTTTGATATTAAATTAGATGATAAAGACAATAAAGAAAAGGCTGGTGATAAATATTGggttaaatatttgtataaggATAATAGTATAATAACTGATTTGTTAGGGTTTCAAAACATTTGTAGTATTACTTGTATTAATTGTGGTCATACTAGATATAGTTTTGAATTTTGTATTGATTTAGGTCTAGAATTTGAAGATGAACATATGAAAAGTACAACATTAATAGACTtgttaagaaataatataatgaaaaatgatgATTTATGCAATCTCGATtgtaatatttgtaaattaaaaaatagcagccgcataaaaaaaggaatttacAGAATGccaaatttatatatgattatttatataaaaagatttAAATGGACATATGAATgtacaaattattataataataaaataaaaaaaatagacaCTACTGTTTTATTACCATATGATGGGTTAATTgattttacttcatttttacatatgtCCAATCATGAGTCTTTATTTAACTCTAAATATGTAATTGAAAGCATTATTTGCCATAGTGGGAATAGTTACAATGGTCATTACACAGCAATtgttaaatataatgatGGGTTCTACAAATGTAatgatgataaaattaaaaaattaaccaATCCTTACAATCCTGAAAACATTAGCGACATCTATTTATTGCTACTCAAGAGGGTTCTATGA
- the PmUG01_03013700 gene encoding pre-mRNA-splicing factor CLF1, putative, with protein sequence MSVNSKKVQVKNKSAADIQITAEQLINEALDLEEVERKVNYNLIDEDELNEYKITKRKEFEDKIRKRRYLISTYIKYALWEIKQKDIKRARSIFERALNIDYTNKNLWLKYVEVELTNKNINSARNLLERVVLLLPLENTFWKKYAHLEEILNNFVNTRNIYERWIKWKIDETSFLCYINFEERCKEISKCREIFERLIVSIPKLECFYKFIRFEKKYKNIDRARACFEKCIQLFPSSFLDENFYIYFCNFEEENNEYERCRKIYIEALKRLPKDKSELLYKNFLQFQKKYANKEELDQTLILKERIYYEEELKKSPADYDIWFNYIKLEESNINLINKDKSIVRIRELYERAICVVPLVSNKKFWKRYIYIWINYSIFEELYAENIERARQVYKNIFKILSKQNFTFKKIYILYANFELRQLEIQNVRSIYNHAIENVKKEKIFEEYCDIELRLGNIKECREIYAKYVESFPFNSKAWLSMINFELSLDEVERARQIAEIAIHLDDMKLPELIWKNYIDLEINLQEYERAKNLYERLLNITQHYKVYKSYAEFQYIYFDDIIRCREILEDGIEFCKKNELANERCILINFLYEIEKDYGDKEVIEKTSKRLPKKVKRKVIKNNEDEMVEEYITYVFPDDGNQSQVKKNINEQFNMKILQKALEWKKQMEERKKKEDEEKRREKDKEEKQEEEDEEEEDEEEEDEEEEDEEEEDEEEEDEEEEDEEEEDEEEEDGEEEDEEEEDGEEDEDNEKENKEEQKEEER encoded by the exons ATGAGTGTAAATAGTAAGAAGGTGCAG GTGAAGAACAAGAGCGCGGCCGACATTCAGATAACGGCAGAACAGCTAATAAACGAAGCGCTAGATTTAGAAGAAGTTGAGAGGAAGGTAAACTACAATTTAATTGATGAGGAcgaattaaatgaatataagaTAACTAAAAGGAAAGAATTTGAAGATAAGATAAGAAAAAGGAGGTATTTAATAAGTacctatataaaatatgctCTTTgggaaataaaacaaaaagatataaaaagagCTAGATCTATTTTTGAAAGAGCTTTAAATATAGATTATACAAACAAGAATTTATGGTTAAAATATGTAGAAGTTGagttaacaaataaaaatattaacagtgCAAGGAATTTACTAGAGAGAgtagttttattattaccattagAGAATACCTTTTGGAAGAAATATGCACATTTAGAAGagattttaaataattttgtaaatactCGAAATATATACGAAAGATGGATTAAATGGAAAATAGATGAAACATcgtttttatgttatattaattttgaagAAAGATGTAAAGAAATAAGTAAATGTCGAGAAATATTCGAAAGACTTATTGTTAGTATACCCAAACTAGagtgtttttataaatttattagatttgaaaagaaatataaaaatattgatagAGCTAGAGCATGTTTTGAAAAATGTATACAATTATTTCCTTCCTCATTTTTAGATGaaaatttctatatatacttttgtaattttgaagaagaaaataatgagTATGAAAGATGtcgaaaaatatatatagaagcCTTGAAGAGGTTACCAAAAGATAAGAGTGagcttttatataaaaactttttacaatttcaaaaaaaatatgctaaTAAAGAAGAGTTAGATCAAACtctaatattaaaagaaaggATATACTATGaggaagaattaaaaaagagtCCAGCTGATTATGATATATggtttaattatattaaactaGAAGAatctaatattaatttaataaataaagacaAGTCTATTGTTCGAATAAGAGAATTATATGAAAGGGCAATATGTGTTGTGCCTTTAgtatcaaataaaaaattttggaaaagatacatttatatatggatTAACTATTCTATATTTGAAGAATTATATGCTGAGAATATAGAAAGAGCTAGACAagtgtataaaaatatttttaaaattttaagtaagcaaaattttacatttaaaaagatttatattctttatgCTAATTTTGAATTAAGGCAATTAGAAATTCAAAATGTAAGATCTATATACAATCATGCAATTGAAAACgtgaagaaggaaaaaatatttgaagaaTATTGCGATATAGAATTGCGTCTAGGTAACATCAAGGAATGTAGAGAAATTTACGCTAAGTATGTGGAATCCTTCCCCTTCAACTCGAAG GCATGGTTATCAATGATTAACTTTGAGCTCTCATTGGATGAAGTTGAGAGGGCTCGGCAGATCGCGGAAATAGCTATACACTTGGATGATATGAAGCTGCCTGAACtg ATATGGAAGAATTACATAGACTTAGAAATAAACCTACAGGAGTATGAAAGGGCGAAGAACCTTTATGAGAggttattaaatataactcAACATTATAAG GTTTACAAAAGTTATGCGGAGTTTCAATACATCTACTTCGATGATATAATTCGGTGTAGAGAAATTCTGGAGGACGGAATTGAATTTTGCAAAAAGAATGAATTAGCGAATGAAAGATGTATATTGataaactttttatatgaaattgaAAAGGATTATGGAGATAAAGAAGTTATTGAAAAAACTTCAAAAAGATTACCCAAAAAAGTTAAGAGGAAAGTCATCAAAAATAATGAGGATGAAATGGTCGAGGAATATATCACCTACGTTTTCCCTGACGACGGAAACCAATcacaagtaaaaaaaaatattaatgaacaGTTC aacATGAAGATACTACAAAAAGCCCTGGAATGGAAGAAGCAAATGGAAGAGAGGAAGAAGAAGGAAGACGAAGAGAAGCGAAGAGAGAAAGATAAGGAAGAAAAACAGGAAGAAGAGGATGAGGAAGAAGAGGACGAGGAAGAAGAGGACGAGGAAGAAGAGGACGAGGAAGAAGAGGACGAGGAAGAAGAGGACGAGGAAGAAGAGGACgaggaagaagaagatgaGGAAGAAGAGGACGGGGAAGAAGAAGATGAGGAAGAAGAGGACGGGGAAGAAGATGaggataatgaaaaagagaaTAAGGAAGAACAGAAAGAGGAAGAAAGATGA
- the PmUG01_03013600 gene encoding conserved Plasmodium protein, unknown function yields the protein MYAHKEELKNYFNEIKLKGSFCYDFNTGDSRNVDYITKLKCDLLNSYNNSELNDIDNFKAHASNDVENKNSSKRNNSGSSSSSSSNNYNNEGSNGIEDSNNDSSSGSKHRKELLNLLDNISYLNENSCYNKNNSYNKNNNAPPKGKRELSQNDYLNIKKSRLINNLNYFMRVCCNKSSYIKFINHYFNIIYSNSINVLFKYECILQKFAEQNEKNLTENDYYNGYINLNKIPILMNEYNLLNGMKLDINNNQEYLKNNSNLESNVLNFINVYDNLTVNFFNHIFTKINNNEMNIQNSNVDYIIHNFLQKKKLLKENVFNLLLNISESYEIKYCNVITDLKNDEHVKERNERIIFEMLKNKVEGRFSNFNKGEDFSNYDDIMNNDHGNKNFNAAYNYDIEQDSCSKINNSTEPDNWCKPKKGEMYVKGNNENMNMIKGKESDTTNTFCKIKSSNLSNSNSNSNSNNMTSNNTDTTTTSVATTATVVTAATVSTALTTATAATDCVGGVSETTISSRVNHHNDEDGIAIAYSTGVDISINSYSNGVEKKGNVFLNDMKEMLNKEIGTYDCCYRQKEEGEEKEEDHDDNDNDSSNDNANDNMNDNTYDNDDEHANKNANAIDNIYKFLKNNTFIPNNNIYTDFVENGNDIFLNKIKKSDKNAYFKLIEKFDRMYNIINEFKSNLKTSPVNEDTINNDNENFQKHRKRKFINDEYELKNANHTKRCLRNCNCKKIQPVKRSKRIINKTEISKGKKMK from the exons atgtATGCGCATAAGGAAGAGCTAAAGAATTactttaatgaaataaaattaaagggTTCGTTTTGTTATGATTTTAACACAGGGGACTCACGTAATGTTGATTATATAACAAAGTTAAAATGTGATTTACTAAATAGTTACAATAATAGCGAATTAAATGATATTGACAATTTTAAGGCACATGCAAGTAATGatgtagaaaataaaaatagtagtaAGAGAAATAACAGTGGTAGCAGcagcagtagcagtagtaataattataacaatgaGGGAAGTAATGGCATTGAAGACAGCAACAATGATAGCAGCAGCGGTAGTAAGCATAGGAAGGAGTTGCTTAACCTTTTAGACAACATCAgctatttaaatgaaaactcgtgctataataaaaataattcatacaataaaaataataacgcCCCTCCAAAag GAAAACGAGAACTCAGTCAAAATGATTATTTGAACATTAAGAAGAGCagattaattaataatttgaattacTTCATGCGGGTGTGTTGCAATAAGAGTTCgtacataaaatttataaatcattacttcaacataatatatagtaatagTATTAACGTATTATTTAAGTATGAGTGTATCTTACAAAAGTTTGCAGAgcagaatgaaaaaaatttaacagaAAACGATTATTATAACGGATACATAAACTTAAATAAGATTCCAATTCTAATGAATGAATATAACTTACTTAATGGTATGAAATTAGACATAAATAACAAtcaagaatatttaaaaaataactcGAACCTAGAAAGTaatgtattaaattttatcaatgtatatgataatttaactgttaacttttttaatcatatatttacaaaaattaataataatgaaatgaatatacaaaattCTAATGTTGactatataattcataattttcttcaaaagaaaaagttattaaaagaaaatgtatttaatttattattaaatattagtGAGTCTTATGAAATAAAGTACTGTAATGTTATTactgatttaaaaaatgatgaacatgtaaaggaaagaaatgaaagaataattttcgaaatgttaaaaaataaagttgaAGGAAGATTTAGCAATTTTAATAAGGGAGAAGATTTTTCTAATTATGATGATATCATGAATAATGACCatggtaataaaaatttcaatgCAGCTTACAATTATGACATTGAACAAGACAGTTGTtccaaaattaataatagtacTGAACCTGATAATTGGTGTAAAccaaaaaaaggagaaatgTATGTTAAgggaaataatgaaaacatGAACATGATTAAAGGAAAGGAAAGTGATACAACCAACactttttgtaaaataaaaagtagtaatcttagtaatagtaatagtaatagtaatagtaataacatgACAAGTAATAACACTGATACCACTACTACTTCTGTAGCCACGACTGCTACAGTTGTTACAGCAGCTACTGTTTCCACTGCTTTAACCACTGCGACGGCTGCTACCGACTGTGTGGGGGGTGTTTCAGAAACAACTATCAGTAGTAGGGTGAATCATCATAATGATGAGGATGGTATTGCTATTGCGTATTCGACGGGTGTCGATATTTCAATAAACTCTTATAGTAATGGTGTTGAAAAAAAGGGGAACGTGTTCCTAAATGATATGAAGGAAATGCTAAACAAAGAAATTGGTACCTATGATTGTTGCTACAGACAAAAGGAAGAAGGGGAAGAAAAAGAGGAAGATCATGATGACAATGATAATGACAGTTCGAATGACAATGCAAATGACAATATGAATGACAATACCTATGACAATGATGATGAACATGCAAACAAGAATGCTAACGCGATAGATAACATATACAAATTCCTTAAGAACAATACTTTTATtccaaataataatatatatacagattTTGTTGAAAATGGTAAtgacatatttttaaataaaataaaaaagagtgataaaaatgcatatttcaaattaatagaaaaatttgatcgaatgtataatataataaatgaatttaaaagTAACCTGAAAACTAGCCCAGTGAACGAAGATactataaataatgataatgagaATTTTCAGAAACATAGAAagagaaaatttattaacgATGAATATGAATTGAAAAATGCCAATCATACGAAAAGATGTTTAAGAAACTGTAATTGTAAAAAGATTCAACCCgttaaaagaagtaaaagaattattaataaaactgAAATatcaaaaggaaaaaaaatgaaataa
- the PmUG01_03013500 gene encoding conserved Plasmodium protein, unknown function, whose protein sequence is MIKIKSSKCITKANKCGKGKKRRLEINQICNESEKKTEDMGKNRSTKNGEEREKKSPNERSAYSERENTIIENSELAGKMKASKITKHHKRNESVHFSKKKEKISLHQKFRHEDKKNVNKKKGNQISNAFRKIGKSLEQTQGRTIRSKKNSTYERKNKNENKIIVNNEREENVMNVTNNDDMKNSGNSEMSDINGSEINDSNSNEINDINSSEINDINSSEINDINSSEINDINSSEINDINSSEINDINSSEINDINSSEINDINSSEINDINSSEINDINSSEINDINSSEINDINSSEINDINSSEINDINSSEINDINSSEINDINSSEINDINSSEINDSNSEICKNCEPTELENTYESDSELLEQSSTCNSSLTVVSVNTEEDNNINSTFIGMLERVHYGEILCLSENNNLMSNPNIMETFEIHKVFDDNNDNDGDKLNCMHLNSKLEESNIDDNKSGEDCLINNEQNIYENSNKSKQDKEHSKEYEVKKRIIQNEISRKILLFLPFYKKRIFIDAITEYFEKEGSKNRECRDDLKTQCYDIIKEIHSSKTSDGTPFNNNNRNNELLNKYFCEKLNNNKYDIKLEMDYYEFEFFCIFFLTYFRFLLYLSGFINSSFLYHSNEIHFNLFVLNRYHYFVDHFYLNDDTSPFTHEEAKDIICTYKKCIICVLDYLDAFYPFLLLIYNVITYVHRRSKRITQYLERNEILTVKNNNPDKRCSDGNFYQPNSCIQNTPHRDKYPIHMTTQIINKFDIIKKINKIKRKFFKRNYNKFMLMITEKLSNYWVNNYAYDELNDVQITVLDYYIEKMILNIKNNMFIKYIICSIVLKLNSILSKLEKKSYSKEEEQICTINILTISTLLKYESLKKMKKKDKWLLLLKHNYFYIEKSYYFFKELHEKKIIYYQIQNLFRSILKFKINIVHNPFIQYFYITDFKNKNMDMIYDYIYRINSNHQKDTIITLFIYKRLIYKLHFNVTYYGLLYSIYNSLKFLFLEKSYIYLIKNNNIMKNKFMYLFNTTIKSLNFEIYKNVVIPTKNIVKNYFFNLENTVIKNILLHSTKKLTQMRFRGHTCTYVDFSCHYEKQLSEELFRFLQNDRTHKVDKYYLVKEMEQIIKQIKNKL, encoded by the coding sequence atgataaaaataaaatcatcCAAATGTATAACGAAAGCAAATAAATGTggtaaaggaaaaaagaggAGATTGGAAATAAACCAAATATGTAATGAGagcgaaaaaaaaactgAAGATATGGGGAAGAATAGGTCAACTAAGAATGGAGAGGAGAGAGAGAAAAAATCACCGAATGAAAGAAGTGCATATAGTGAAAGGGAAAATACTATTATAGAAAATTCTGAACTTGCAGGAAAAATGAAGGCTTCAAAAATTACCAAACAccataaaagaaatgaatCTGTACACTTTTCcaaaaagaaagagaaaatttCGTTACATCAAAAATTCAGGcatgaagataaaaaaaatgtcaacaaaaaaaaaggaaatcaAATAAGTAACGCCTTCCGGAAAATTGGAAAATCCTTAGAACAGACACAAGGAAGAACTATAAGAAGTAAAAAGAACTCCActtatgaaagaaaaaacaaaaacgaaaataaaattatagttaATAATGAAAGAGAAGAAAATGTAATGAATGTAACTAACAACGATGACATGAAGAACAGTGGTAACAGCGAAATGAGTGACATCAACGGCAGCGAAATAAATGATAGCAACAGCAACGAAATAAATGACATTAACAGTAGCGAAATAAATGACATTAACAGTAGCGAAATAAATGACATTAACAGTAGCGAAATAAATGACATTAACAGTAGCGAAATAAATGACATTAACAGTAGCGAAATAAATGACATTAACAGTAGCGAAATAAATGACATTAACAGTAGCGAAATAAATGACATTAACAGTAGCGAAATAAATGACATTAACAGTAGCGAAATAAATGACATTAACAGTAGCGAAATAAATGACATTAACAGTAGCGAAATAAATGACATTAACAGCAGCGAAATAAATGACATTAACAGTAGCGAAATAAATGACATTAACAGCAGCGAAATAAATGACATTAACAGTAGCGAAATAAATGACATTAACAGTAGCGAAATAAATGACATTAACAGCAGCGAAATAAATGACAGCAACAGTGAAATCTGTAAAAATTGTGAACCTACCGAGTTGGAAAACACTTATGAAAGCGACAGTGAGCTGCTCGAGCAAAGCAGTACTTGTAATAGTAGTTTAACAGTTGTAAGTGTAAACACTGAAGAAGATAACAACATCAATAGTACATTCATTGGAATGTTAGAACGAGTTCATTATGGGGAAATTTTGTGTTTAAGTGAAAATAACAATTTGATGAGTAATCCTAACATAATGGAAACGTTCGAGATACATAAAGTTtttgatgataataatgataatgatggGGATAAATTAAATTGCATGCACCTGAACAGCAAATTGGAGGAGTCAAATATTGATGATAATAAATCTGGAGAAGATTgcttaataaataatgaacaaaatatatatgagaaTTCAAATAAATCCAAACAGGATAAGGAACACAGTAAAGAatatgaagtaaaaaaaaggatcatacaaaatgaaatatcaagaaaaatattattgtttctTCCCTTCTATAAAAAACGTATATTTATAGATGCAATTACAGAGTATTTTGAAAAGGAAGGATCAAAAAATAGAGAATGTAGAGATGATTTGAAGACACAATGTTATGACATTATTAAGGAAATACATAGTTCTAAAACATCCGATGGTACACCTtttaacaacaataatagaaataacgaactattaaataaatatttttgtgaaaaattaaataataataaatatgatataaaattagaaatggATTACTACGAATTTGaatttttctgtattttttttttaacttattttcggtttttattatatttatcagGATTTATAAATTCTTCTTTCCTTTACCATTCTAatgaaatacattttaatttattcgtTCTGAACAGATATCATTACTTTGTTGACCATTTTTACTTAAACGATGATACCTCTCCATTTACCCATGAAGAAGCAAAagatattatatgtacatacaaaaAGTGTATCATATGTGTCTTAGATTATCTGGACGCTTTTTACCCTTTCTTACTGCTTATATACAACGTTATTACTTATGTTCATAGAAGATCAAAAAGGATTACCCAATATTTAGAGAGAAATGAAATTCTCACtgtaaaaaacaataatcCTGATAAGAGATGCTCAGATGGGAATTTTTATCAACCGAACAGCTGTATACAGAACACGCCACATAGGGACAAATATCCCATCCATATGACTACacaaattattaacaaattcgatataatcaaaaaaataaataaaattaaaaggaagTTCTTTAAACGTAACTACAACAAATTCATGTTAATGATTACGGAAAAGCTAAGTAACTATTGGGTTAATAACTACGCGTATGATGAACTGAACGATGTACAAATAACAGTCCTAgattattatatagaaaaaatgattctaaacataaaaaataatatgtttataaagTATATCATTTGCTCAATTGTtctaaaattaaattcaattttgtcaaaattagaaaaaaaatcctATTCAAAGGAAGAAGAACAAATTTGTacaataaacattttaactATTTCAACactattaaaatatgaatctttaaaaaaaatgaaaaaaaaagataaatggTTACTCTTACTTAAacacaattatttttacattgaAAAAAGCTACTACTTCTTTAAAGAATTGCacgaaaagaaaattatttattatcaaatacaaaatttatttaggTCCAttctaaaatttaaaataaatatagttcATAACCCATTTATTCAGTATTTCTATATTACAgattttaagaataaaaacatgGATATGATTTATGATTACATCTATCGCATAAATAGTAATCATCAAAAGGATACTATAATAACcttgtttatttataaaagattAATTTACAAACTTCATTTTAATGTCACATACTATGGGTTACTGTATTCGATTTACAACTCTTTAAAATTCCTGTTTTTAGAAAAatcgtatatttatttaataaagaacaataatataatgaaaaacaaatttatgtatttatttaatactactattaaatctttaaattttgaaatatataaaaacgtCGTTATTCCAACAAAAAACATAGttaaaaactattttttcaatttagaaaatacagttataaaaaatatattattacattcaacaaaaaaattgaCACAAATGAGATTTAGAGggcatacatgtacatatgtggaTTTTTCTTGTCATTATGAAAAACAACTTAGTGAAGAGTTATTCAGATTTCTGCAAAATGATAGGACACACAAAGTAGATAAGTATTATTTGGTAAAAGAAATGgaacaaattataaaacaaataaaaaacaaattgtga